From the Paenibacillus tianjinensis genome, the window TTTCCCCGCCGATGCTGACCTCGGAAGCTTTGAACAGCAGGGTAATCGCATCACGGAGCGTGAAGAAGAAGCGGGTCATTTTCATATCGGTAATGCGCACCTGTCCCTTATCCTTGATCTGCTTCATGAACAGATGCACCACACTGCCGTTGGTGCCCAGCACATTGCCGCCGCGTACGGTTACGAACCGGGTGCCTGAGCCGAGCAGATTGGCATACACGAACAGCTTTTCGCCGATGGCTTTGGTCATGCCGTAGAAGTTAGACGGATTCGCAGCTTTATCGGTGGAGATGTAGATCGCTTTCTCTACGTTGTTGGCAATGGCTGCTTCAATGACATTCTGGGTGCCGACCACATTCGTTTTGAGGGCTTCATACGGCTGATCTTCGCACACCGGAACATGCTTCAGTGCAGCCAGATGGAACACATAGTCCACACCGCGGCACGCAGCCACCAGCGCATCCTTGTCTCGGATATCTCCGATAATGAAGCTTAGCCGGTTATCTTCGTATTCCCTGCTCATCGCTACCTGGGCAGACTCGCTGCGGGAGAAGATAATGATCTCTTTAGGATTTTGCGGCAGAAGCTGCCGGAT encodes:
- a CDS encoding polysaccharide biosynthesis protein — protein: MFNNKRIMVTGGTGSWGHELIRQLLPQNPKEIIIFSRSESAQVAMSREYEDNRLSFIIGDIRDKDALVAACRGVDYVFHLAALKHVPVCEDQPYEALKTNVVGTQNVIEAAIANNVEKAIYISTDKAANPSNFYGMTKAIGEKLFVYANLLGSGTRFVTVRGGNVLGTNGSVVHLFMKQIKDKGQVRITDMKMTRFFFTLRDAITLLFKASEVSIGGEIFVMTMPTCRIVDLAEVLIEASGKSDVSIIEAGIRPGEKIHEILMSDFESLTTVVYDEQYLVILPTLDMPELKEHYRNYPHVSFNSFSSENNLMDQEEIKSILIRGGFLE